The following proteins are co-located in the Bradyrhizobium sp. AZCC 2176 genome:
- a CDS encoding FecCD family ABC transporter permease, which yields MRPPASLTLICLLATLAGAALVALTMGAAGIPLTRLPAALGLWGDAAAGPTLARDQLVLWSIRIPRIAAAAMVGALLAASGAIMQGLFRNPLADPALVGVSSGGALAAAAAIVFTDSQIGQSLRFMQHQLLPIAAFAGSLVTTIILYSIASRSGRTSIAIFLLAGIAIAAIANAGVGLLVFIADDRQLRDITFWMLGSLSGATWPKLATLAPVLGLAAIACVSIARGLDVLVLGEAEAFHSGVDVERLKRISIVLVSAMTGVAVSVCGVVGFVGIVVPHLLRLVIGPAHRLLLPASMLLGAVLLVGADTLARTIVAPAEMPIGILTAAIGAPFFLGMLLRQRGLVSL from the coding sequence TTGCGCCCTCCCGCTTCGCTGACCCTCATCTGTCTGCTCGCCACACTTGCCGGCGCGGCGCTGGTTGCGCTCACGATGGGCGCCGCCGGCATTCCGCTGACGCGGCTGCCGGCCGCGCTCGGCTTGTGGGGCGACGCTGCAGCGGGTCCGACGCTTGCGCGCGACCAGCTCGTGCTGTGGTCGATCCGGATTCCGCGGATCGCGGCGGCGGCGATGGTCGGCGCCCTGCTCGCCGCATCGGGCGCCATCATGCAGGGGCTGTTTCGCAACCCACTGGCCGACCCCGCGCTGGTCGGCGTTTCCTCCGGCGGCGCGCTGGCAGCAGCGGCCGCGATCGTGTTCACCGACAGCCAGATCGGCCAGAGCCTCCGCTTCATGCAGCATCAGTTGCTGCCGATCGCGGCCTTCGCAGGCTCGCTGGTGACGACAATCATCCTCTATTCGATCGCGAGCCGCTCGGGGCGGACGTCGATCGCGATTTTCCTGCTGGCCGGCATTGCGATTGCCGCCATCGCCAATGCCGGCGTCGGGTTACTCGTGTTTATCGCCGATGATCGCCAGTTGCGCGACATCACGTTCTGGATGCTGGGCTCGCTGAGCGGCGCGACCTGGCCCAAGCTCGCCACGCTGGCGCCGGTGCTGGGCTTGGCTGCGATCGCCTGCGTCTCGATCGCGCGCGGGCTCGATGTCCTGGTGCTCGGCGAGGCCGAGGCGTTCCACAGCGGTGTTGACGTCGAACGGCTGAAGCGGATTTCGATCGTGCTGGTGTCGGCGATGACGGGGGTAGCGGTTTCGGTCTGCGGTGTGGTCGGCTTTGTCGGCATCGTGGTGCCGCATCTGTTGCGGCTGGTAATCGGGCCGGCGCACCGGCTGCTGCTGCCTGCATCGATGCTATTGGGTGCGGTGCTGCTGGTGGGCGCCGACACGCTGGCCCGCACCATCGTTGCGCCTGCTGAAATGCCGATCGGCATCCTGACCGCGGCGATCGGCGCGCCGTTCTTCTTAGGGATGCTGCTCCGCCAACGCGGGCTGGTTTCGCTATGA